A single genomic interval of Magnetococcales bacterium harbors:
- a CDS encoding class I SAM-dependent methyltransferase, with product MMKILKNMVISILLRLGYTVIRLSPHQKKDRFADIPDSQCYLPFYSPFPLFNPALQDVEFKEISSKILPETLLGVNSLYMLWTLAKQACHCSGSFIECGVYKGGTSLLLASVLSRSCKIKDLHLFDTFEGLPDVLDIDMHEKGDFSDTSIERVKNFIGFQNFVHIHVGLIPETFPDIKDIKIAFAHIDVDLYQSVIDCCVFIYPRLNVGGIIVFDDYGFQSCPGARKAVDDYFRDKPECPLILPTGQAIVFKLPTGP from the coding sequence ATGATGAAAATATTGAAAAACATGGTCATCTCAATATTGTTGAGACTGGGGTATACGGTGATTCGCTTGTCGCCACATCAAAAAAAAGACAGGTTTGCTGATATTCCAGACAGTCAGTGTTATCTGCCTTTTTACAGCCCTTTCCCTTTGTTTAACCCTGCCTTACAGGATGTTGAATTCAAGGAGATTTCATCTAAAATTTTACCAGAGACCTTGTTGGGGGTCAACAGCTTGTACATGTTATGGACGCTCGCCAAACAGGCATGTCATTGTTCTGGCAGTTTTATAGAGTGCGGCGTCTACAAGGGAGGAACATCCCTTCTACTGGCAAGTGTTTTATCTCGGAGTTGCAAAATCAAGGATCTCCATTTGTTTGACACATTTGAAGGACTACCGGATGTATTAGATATTGACATGCATGAAAAAGGCGATTTTTCTGACACGTCTATCGAGCGAGTAAAAAATTTTATCGGCTTCCAAAATTTTGTCCATATACATGTTGGCCTGATACCTGAAACCTTTCCAGATATCAAAGACATCAAGATTGCCTTTGCGCATATTGACGTTGATTTGTACCAGTCTGTTATCGATTGTTGTGTTTTTATTTACCCCCGTCTGAACGTAGGCGGTATTATCGTTTTCGATGATTATGGATTTCAAAGCTGCCCAGGTGCCCGAAAAGCCGTCGATGACTATTTCCGTGATAAACCTGAATGTCCTTTGATTCTTCCAACTGGTCAGGCCATTGTCTTTAAACTGCCAACTGGACCGTGA
- a CDS encoding DUF1640 domain-containing protein gives MTTITFDTLKYVKTLKAAGFDDKQAEGLAEAQVEVFEKNLEELATKQDLKQLRLEIAAEIAPLKWGVAVCVAGITAILIESVFP, from the coding sequence ATGACCACGATCACCTTCGATACGCTCAAATACGTCAAAACTCTCAAAGCGGCCGGCTTTGACGATAAACAGGCCGAAGGACTGGCCGAAGCCCAGGTCGAAGTGTTCGAAAAAAACCTGGAAGAACTTGCCACCAAACAGGATCTGAAGCAACTCAGGCTGGAAATCGCCGCCGAGATCGCTCCTCTCAAGTGGGGTGTGGCGGTCTGTGTCGCCGGTATCACGGCCATCCTCATCGAATCCGTTTTTCCATAA